From the genome of Vanessa cardui chromosome 17, ilVanCard2.1, whole genome shotgun sequence:
cgtatattatttttaattcgatttttttaatcaatatttaagtttaatttcagATTAagatgtagtttatatttatctgaaattaaacttatatattattttagtttataattttaagactGACATGAGTTATTTGTTGTAGGTTTCGAGATAATGTCAGTTAGGTTTTTAGTCGCAGAGGAAATTGCTTTCAAATGAATTTGCAGTCTTATTTTTAGAGCGAACGCTATCTATGCTTTTAGTATTACAGTGAAAATGTTAATCGAAGGACGtacaaatctaaataaatgtCCGAAATGTGTTGTATGTGTGCAATTCACACGCGGTAGGagtgaaatataataatgaaatttaattaggCTTTATGTATCTTATTCTTCGTTTTAATGAGTTTCAAATCACAACTAATCTAAGGAAGTTTCACTACCATAAAAATGTGAGGTCTAATTAAAGCCAACACATTGCAACggtcattaattattatttgttctattaaactctattttaatagataagacTAGACTTATAACTGAAAGATTAGGGTAATTAATTACACGTGACAGAAGTTATGACATTCAAACGTTATGTATAAGTTGCCCTCAAATTAAACTGttctttatttgttatgtagtgatggtaattgtgttcaattataaataaataaagaactgaAAGGTATAGGTTAGTCattcgtgttattttttttatttaattaatcaacgGGTTTGTTAGACTGTAATCATTAAGCAGTAAACttaaccaaataaaattaaagagtcCAGCTACTGTCAAATTTAAAGTCAAAACCGGTTTATACAGAACCATTACACACATATTGACCGTCAAAAATCTATCACCAGTTCGGAACTAATCACACACTGAGAGAAGTAGAAGAAGTTTTAAgttttcattacaataaaaaaattatttaaatgcaacAAATAATCTTATATCTTATTAAAGTATTCCAATACTTGATGTAAAGAAATATTCCatcataatatttctttattcataaaaaaatgatttacccGAATTTCTCAATAATCTGAAAACGATAAATATGTACGATTCGATCATTATCGACAATGTTGTCACAGTTGCCAAGTGACAAGCACACGCTCTGTTGATTCCGTTGGAAATTTCGAGAGAGCCAATCTTATCTATCACGATAACTCGATAAGGTAGGGCGAGGCAGACCGAATGGCACCTGGGTAGTTACGTCACTCATTAGTGGTACCATTTACCAAGAATTACTTCGGAACATTGTCTTCTATTGCAATGGAGTCACTTTTGAAGCGACAGCTGGTAATAAGTCTCTCGTTGTAGAAGGTGTGCTCTGCTTATTTCAACACGCAGCCTCATTTTAAGTCTATCAAGCAGTATTCTAACGATCTACCTAAAGTAacgtaacagtctgtaaatttcctactgctgggataaggcctcctcttccattaaggagagggtgtggaacatataccactaagcggttccaatgcgggttggtggaatgcacatgtggcagaatttcgatgaaattagacacatggaggtttcaaattaagcacatatatacaaatagtggtgcttgcctgagcttgaacccgcaatcataggttaagatgcacgcgttctaaccactgggtaacCTGCATAGGTAGCTGACCTaacttcatattaattattgtactatcaaattaataatattacgagCAACATATAGTAAACTTATTTGTATTATTCAATGATAACTCGGATGTCGGTGTTTCCAAACATCAAAGGCATCGGTGTATAAAGTTAGACAATAAATTTTGTGGACCACATTTATGGTCGTCGTAACACGTAGCACTTCGATCTGAGCACACCTTATCAGCCCGCAATATGGCATCCAAGTTGCTTCTATCTTCATTGCTCGAATTGAATACACAACTTAACTTCGATGAAAAAACTGCCGagtcacactgctgggctaagactatGCTTTATGTTGGTCAAATCGAATTCCACCAAGCCtactactaatatataatatacatacgtcCATGTAGCCTTAACCTTATGATttacaactttaattttaaacatagatTCTTTCCTAAGTGACCAGACACTTAAAAACTaccattgtttaattaattgataactttttaatattataattatgacgcAGTTGGTTACTTACACACACTATGAAACAAGAAAGATGTACCttttaatcttaaattttaattccttaattaattaaaaatataaatggaaCGTGACATTAATTTGGGGTAAAATCATTAGTCGCGAGGGACTGACGTGACCACGTCCTAAATCAGGCGAGGCTTGTGGACTGAAGAGCTTCAGTGTTTGAGTGAAACGGAACGATATGTTAGTTGGCATTATTGTAATGTTTGTCATTATATTACTTACATgttaagtaattttgttttagtatataatacgaTATGAGTAATAATTTGTATCCAATtacttttcttaattaataaacctTAGATTTTGAACCTTGTATATTTGGTCTATACATCTAAATAGAGTGTCGCATTACAAAAGAACAAACGAAATCATATTATCCTGGTTTGCATGACAGCTATGCTAAGCTTCACACTCGCGTAACGTCAAATTACTTTAACAGTATGTACGTAGAAGCCAAACGGTGGCCTTTATTTTTCGACTTACTTatctatttaaatactttattgaccacCATATATATAATAGGACAAAAGATGGACTTAAtacctgaaggcattctctgccaaTCAACCTTTAAGTCAAACAGAAAACCATTAAGGCGGTAATTAGTAATAggcttgaaaataattaaaacaaatggaTATCATGGGAACTAGGGGCTATCTGACAATATGTGCTCGCGTAGACGAgttttaaaagtacatttagAGGTAGCTTTATATAGCGTATTTTTCTGCTTTGACCAAACAAACCAACTCTACAACTTTACGCATTGTATAGATTTAGAAGGTAACTAAAACGTGTAACAAAACGTCACGCCTTTTCGAACAAAGCAAAATAATTTCTTCACAGTCGTACGAAAATAATTGCATCCATTGTTGACAACGCGGTGCATAAAAAATGCAGGAAATTTGCATTTGAATGATTTGCATGCTAGTAAAAAAAACTAGAATTTATTTCCTTGCATTTTTTTCACGTTACAGGTGTTTCGAAACACGAACCTCTTGGTCTAGATAATGACATGACAAGCGCTAgttttgcattatttttattttaacaaacacTTGCGATTGCCTAACGTACTTAGGTGTACAGATACCTAATTATTACACATACGTTATATATAGACGAAAGTAATTAAACGTGCCCTTAACTTGAACTTGAATTACAATTCCAATGTCACGACGTTAAGTAATGCAGTacgaattttatgaatatatattcgCTGCACCGGTAAAATGTCGTTTCTCTATAGTCCGCTATAATTGGTCAAAAGCGCGTCAAACGAAAAAGTATAATAGCGTGACGGCCTGTTTAAAGCGGGGTCGGGTTCCGAGCCGAGCGAATTATCCCTAGAGTCAGGCACAAGGTCACGACGCGGAGCGCCACGCCTCGTCGTCAGTCAGGCGTGGTCACGCCGCGCGAGCACACCGTGCGTATCGCGACGACGCGTCCAAGCCTCGCCGCCATGGCCAAAATCACCCAACAGTCCATCCTGCGCATCAGCGACGAAAAAACCTTGCAACTCATCGAATTATACGAAAAGGAGGAATGTCTCTGGAACACGACTACAGAAgcttacaaaattaaatcaaaaagatACGAGGCGGCCGAGAGAATAGCTAAAATTCTTAACTTAAAACATTTCACTTTCCGGCACGTCataatcaagtttaaaaatctgCGGAACTCTTATTGCCAGGAGTTGAAAAAGATAGCGAACAGCGTCGCCGCCGGGGAGGAACCAGTTTACCGGCCCAGAGTGTTTTGGTTCTCGAAAATGGACTCCTTTTTGCGTCCTCACTTGCAACCGACGAGGGACTCCAAATTGGTACGTATTTAATTGCCGCACAACCGGCCCCCGACCTTGACTTTGATCGTGACTCACAACTTagcataaattaaagtaatgtttACATAACGTCGTTTTGTTATGTTTTAGCTCTTCAACTATGGCGTCTTGGTGAAGTCGGAGCCAGAGGAGAACGAGGAGTATCAGCAATCGAGAGCGGTTACAGATGACAACAATTCCTACTCCGAGGAGGACGCGGAGGAGTTCGTACCGCGGGTCAAACGATCGAGGAATTCCTCGATATCGGTCAACGAGTCAAAACTTGAAGAATCGTATTCCAACACCTACGTGCCTTTGTCTCGGGACACGTCGCACCAACCTACGACGAGCCGTAGGGATGATTGCTACGACAGCTTCGGCAAGTACGTGTCGGCCATGTTGAGGAACATGCCTGAGCAGCGAGCGATGGAGTTGCAGCCTCAGATAGTCAAACTACTAGTGATGGGAACGATCGGTAACAGCGAGGGTCTCGTCAGTCAATCAGACGAAAAGATTAGTTTGTGACCAATTATTGATAGAACTATTTTACACAAAACTGTCTCAAGTTGTTTATGAGTGtatttgttaagaaatattgaataaaaatatttaagcgttgttgattttttaatcacaAAGAATATACTTTTCACTGGacatgatttattataattctctttgttgtttatttcaaaCTAAGCATAACATGATTCATAGCCTCGAATGGCCCAGTGATTGGAACACGTGAATTTTAAAAGtaagcgggttcaaacccaagccaCCTGCAGTGTAGCTAGTtgcaataagtaaaattaaatttacagtcTGTAATTCTATACAAACACGCCTAATGTGTGTTACATAAAGAGTCTCCGTGCAGTAATAGATTAATGGATACATTTCATAaacatttatgataatttattacattaaactgGTTCCGAAAAATTATAGAACTGTTTGTACATATTAAAACTCCATACGAAGCCACGCTCAAAGAAACACGATAATAACATTACTTAACCTATTCTTAAAGTTAAAGtcatctaaaaataatttaaaacagtttgAAGGAAGTCGTTTACAATTAAAAGccgtgtttaatatattttaactgtaaACCGTTCGAACAaggtttttaatatagaaaaattaacatacgaacaaaatatacaaaaaaattacttgtttttttttttcaatactcGTTTCAACGCGACGACCACTAGCGCTTGACACatcattgtaaaaataaagtgaTAAAACATTTGATGTCCGTAATTAAAagtgcaattattttaaaattaaatttataattttattaaacaagatatattttatgatttattacagGTCACACGTTCGCCTATCGAGtggtttaaagtttttattaaacgcTAAGTATTTTTATGTCCGCGCATAATGTTAGTTTGTCATCTTTTGAACAGTCACttgtttttttcaatcatttaaaGTAAAGAAAGTACTCATatgtgataattatattaattacgaaCTCAGCGTGTTAATAAATCTCGAATAGCTCACAATAAATATATCCCGGACTTTTTTACTAAGCtgttatattttggttattcCTACGGCACGTTATGTCACTGCTTGTAAAACTTTAGATCACTTGCCAAGCTTGTCTACGTGACTGTAATCAGTGAAATCGTGATGCGAGTGAGATGGGTGATTGACTATCAACGTGTGGGAAGGGGATGGGTGAAAAGGGTTAAGGACCCTGATCAGCAGGTATCGACATCACCTGATGCAGATAGAGTAAAGTTTAAACAATTGTAGGATTTGAATAAGGAGGTAATAAATTATGAACTCGAGACAAGCTCGAGCCATTTAACTTAAGATTATAGATATGTGTGTATAAAAACAAAGGTCAAACATTTATATGGAATTTGTAAATACTAACGTTTCTTAAATTTAGCATCATATTAGCCTTGTCTGTAGAAGGTGaccttaatataaatttgagatGTTCGCTTATGGACTGAGGTGCAAAATTCATTTAGCAACGTCATAAATTTGTCACAAACATGTTGATATATGGACACAAAGTACGAGTCTATGACTGATCGTGTAATATGTGAGTTATTAAATAACGCAATGAATGCTGATAACAGTTCATTGAAGCGTCGATAAGAGACGGTCTCGCTGGCCCGAAATATCTGCACTACAAGCTCCGTGTGCCGTTGCACGTACGCACGTCAGACCTAGATATTCAGGGCTTGAGGAAAAATCTCGCTACACGGAACTCTCCGATTAATTCTTTGAAATTTATCGGAAAGTTTCGTGTaatatgtcataaatatatctgatgaaattttaattttaaaatatatcatgataAGTTCTATATTTCTATGTAGGCTTATTAACTGTTTCACTCATTTCCAAACCCAAAATTTTAagggtacatttttttatgctgAGAGATTGGAATACAGATTACCTGAGTATAAGTTTAGCTCACATAACCACTAtacggaactaagatgtttcatctcttgtgcctgcagtcacacttgcttattgacccatcaaaccggaatacaacaatagcaagtattgttgttttgaaGCAAAATAATGATGAGTGAGCGCTACTTATCCAAGCAGGTTTGTACAAagacttaaaaatttaattaaatttaaaactcgcataaaagtaaattcaataagtTTGGAAatgttggaatatattttaaacaaacaagggaaaatttatttgattaagttTATCCAGTTCAAAGGAAAACAGAGCATGACgtcaaattttatatcaaaatttgaCATTCAGTGGACTAATAAACAGCAGTATCATTATTCAATTTGACCTCAGTAATAGCTTTAATATCACAGATAATTATCAATTCAAATAAGCCAAGATTATCTAAAGTAAATAAGATTAACATAAAGCaataatttgaaacattatttatcaatagGTAACAATAACAACGGCTAATGACGTAGACACGTCTTTAATCGCGATACCTCGAGGTCATGTTTCACGAGCGAAAGATATTCTGATCAAAGGAAAACAAACtttaacacaataaaaataaggCAGGTTCGAATCGCAAAATAAATTGGCGACAAGTTTGAAATAGACAACTGCAACTTATATTGTCGTAGCAAAACAAATACATCCCTAAAGATATGATCATAAGAACTGATGTCACAGCAAGGATTCTGTTGTTTGTAAATGTAATGCTCGCTGATAATAAGAAACGCGTGTAGCAAAACGATCTCTATGCGTATCGCAATAAGGCCGGGCAGATGAAACGTGAAAACAACTGAAAACACGCAAGTTCTTTATTTAGCAGTGGCGACAAATAGTCTGATGTATTAGATAACGGTATCTATGTCAACGGATAAGCGTGGATTTATTTGAGGTGTGGACTTAAAGATGTTGAAAAGAACTTCCTAGAATAACAGGATGAATTGGAACATTGCGTCGTTAAAGGAGTTTATTTTTcagctagcgacccgccccggcttcgcacgggtacaatactgatagcaaatatattacagaagttatttatttacgacatcacattacaaacttctaaaatgatcatcgtttctttactatattgtccatgtattttattcaaaagccttcctctcgaatcactctatctattaaaaaacctgcatcaaaatccgttgcgtagttttaaagatttaaacatacaaagtTACATAGGGACGGacaaagcgactttgttttatactgtgtagtgtgTAGTGAGTAGTGATACTTTAAAGATGGAATACAACAGAAAACCGCTTAAGTTTTTAAGCATTTACTGCATTACAAACGAAAGTAAGGGATGATTTTAATGACAAGtcaataagaaattaaataggGAAAAGTGTTTTTCTAAACGCTCGCTAAACATTTACAATTAAGGCCGAGTAGCTTTAAGGaacaatttaatgaattaaagtgtatttattttgttttccgcAAACGGTAAACAGCAATTCCAATTCACGCGGAATATTCGTATTTCCTTAATTTGTTCCgtgacaatatttataagtgCTCAGAATGTTACGGTGTGTCCTCGCATTTAGAACTGTTTTCTGATTTTGAAGAGATAGCTGTCAATAGTTATCACTTAACATGGGCTCGCGAAGAGATGCTTTTAAGAATAATAGTTtaacttagtagttacttaTAGTGTTGTgagtatgtatgtgtattggaaattatttacttttatatattatactaatgaTTAGTAGtagttattattactatatgtgTAAGAAATCCCCGAAgcttttaatcaaataaaattagtctaaaatttttctttaacttatGTATATTCTTTTGTACTTGTGttctttgatatttaaatactgtATTGTATTTCGTAATGTATTATGATTGATAATATCAACAAAATATCCATAGTTTGAAGTCCTTGAAACTGAAAAGATGGCCTCAGAAATAACATAGACTAGTAATTTGCAATGGTAATCCTGGTGGTACCACCTACACGTTGATTACGTGGACGTCAAACAGATGTATTGTATCACTGTGACTTAACGTCCTCAGCAGGTAATTGATTAAGTGCAATTAAGGCACAAATACATAACTTGGATTCAATCGCTTGCAACGCTTTGACAATGTTAGGAATGCATAATGCCCTTTAGCCAATGATTATTATGTACTTGATCTTCTATTGTTACAGATATAATTATGGTACTAAGCTACTTAAGCTTGTAGATGACTTATAGCTACAAAGGATATCATTAAACAGCGTTTCATTTTGGAATCCAATTTAGAAGCTGAATTATAAGTCCTATTTGAGTCATGATGagaatttctgtatttttaatctttatattatattatagcctAACAAAAAGTGTATCTTCTCGTAaggctataatataatattcgaatttcaaataaacgTTTTCTTATCGTTAATTCTCCGCTAAGGCTAGATCTCTTGCCTATTCTATCACGTTTTCCTACTACTCCTTATACTCCTCCTCTGTACTACTCCTTGTCGAGATATAGCATAACATAACTAAAGCATATGGAAAGATGATTTGCGAGTTAGATCATGTTACGAGCTGTATTGATGATTCAATACACAGTTAACACGCTCAAAAACCCCAGCATATAATTTGCCATTATGTAAACTCAGCTCCACTGAATGTGTGACCTTTGCTGCACTTAATTTCAAATGCAAAAGAAAGCATTACGTGTTCGaatgtattgtaattaaatgaatatgacTCGAATAGAAAGGTTTTCACACGGTTTTACCCGCGGTAAGCTATCGTCGTCATCTGAGACTGAGATGTAACACTAGATAGTGTTAGGAAAGTCAGTGCTTGTAATGTATACGATAACAGCGAATATTTATGAATTGGAATattataacgtaatattttgtCTAATATATTATGCACGTAACATTCATAAACTGACGTAGACGAAATATTCCCATAAGGtaagagccagtgtaactaccggcacaagggacataacatcttagttccaaaagttggtggcatattgactatgtaaggagtagttaatatttcttacagcgtcattgtctatgggtgatgttgaccacttaccatcaggtggcccatatgctcgtccgccaacctataacataaaaaaaaggtaaatgtaaatgttccacttttgggctaaagcctcctgaCCTTTTTGGAAAAGGTGAAAATCCGTACAAGCGCAAATGGGTATGCAAGTTCATCATGTTCTGGACTTTTCTTGGACTTTTTGTGGTCCAGTTTGTATGTATGAAAGTTTATATTGTGTTTGTATGAATTTGTAAAACGAGCCACTGTTACACGCATCACAAACATTTTAGGTTCCTGGATTGGAGGAGATATGACTGTTCAATATTGACTTTGGGCAAAGGTGTAATATTTAGCTCCAAATCTTTTCGTTTAATAAGGAAGAAAGTCTTATGGCAGGTAGTGTTATTATACTAATCACGTATTACCAAGCTGTTTTGATGCAAtcgaaatatatgaatataggTAGGTAGCTATTGTGCCTACTGTTATTTTCTCATAAACTAAACCATTGAGGTTTAATATATCGTAGTCCAAGCAATAATTCAAtactgtattattttgtaagatTGTGTGAATTTTTTGTTAATgaaattcaattttcaattGATTCTGCACTTTTAACTGTGACAGACAGTCAGGCGTCGCGTTTGAAACACAATCGGtgtgttgcaaaaaaaaacaacactatttttattctccaattgtacaaaataatcatATCATGAGTGcctttgaaatattaaacattgccGAGTCAGCTATTACCATGCAAATAACTAGATTGCAGTACTTCATAAATAGCATAGTAAAGTGACGCGAGGTGGCGTGATCTGCCTTATTTGCGCAAACGCACTCAGTCACCACCGACACATTGCATATATAGCAAATAAGTATCCATTGCTGAATTTGTTTAAACATTACATGCTCATAAATAAGATATACCAGAAATAGACAACATAGTAGCGATAGAAACACTGATGCAGTTAATCACAAGAGAAGACAAGATGTCTAACATTAAATATGCTTAGCTGCTAATAGTTTAGATGTTTCCATTGCTGATTTAGTAGTTTAGGTTCGTGAAAATCTCAAGATACGAGATGAAATGTATAACGAATTTAATAAACGAGTTGTTTTTTGCCAAACGAATGTAGATTTAGTATTACAAGCGGTGTCAGTCGTGCAACGCGGCACGTAGACGGCTGTTCTAGATGGACGGAGTGATG
Proteins encoded in this window:
- the LOC124536822 gene encoding uncharacterized protein LOC124536822; translation: MAKITQQSILRISDEKTLQLIELYEKEECLWNTTTEAYKIKSKRYEAAERIAKILNLKHFTFRHVIIKFKNLRNSYCQELKKIANSVAAGEEPVYRPRVFWFSKMDSFLRPHLQPTRDSKLLFNYGVLVKSEPEENEEYQQSRAVTDDNNSYSEEDAEEFVPRVKRSRNSSISVNESKLEESYSNTYVPLSRDTSHQPTTSRRDDCYDSFGKYVSAMLRNMPEQRAMELQPQIVKLLVMGTIGNSEGLVSQSDEKISL